The Priestia megaterium genome has a segment encoding these proteins:
- a CDS encoding protease inhibitor I42 family protein has protein sequence MKVLNEEDKGKTVTVKVQETLQINLKENASTGFSWLEEITPNQILFLVKEEFVENEFTHGGNTIHRWLYKAIKPGQKKLRFIYQRPWIKDKPSTKEFEVNVYVSI, from the coding sequence ATGAAGGTTTTAAACGAAGAGGATAAAGGCAAAACTGTTACTGTAAAGGTACAAGAAACATTGCAAATTAACCTAAAAGAAAATGCCTCAACGGGGTTTTCATGGTTAGAAGAAATTACACCTAATCAAATATTATTTTTAGTAAAAGAAGAGTTTGTTGAAAATGAATTTACACATGGAGGCAATACAATACATCGCTGGCTTTATAAAGCAATTAAACCTGGTCAAAAGAAATTAAGATTTATATATCAACGTCCATGGATAAAAGACAAGCCTAGCACCAAAGAATTTGAAGTGAATGTGTATGTTTCAATTTAG
- a CDS encoding C1 family peptidase yields MTEIKGLGFIPSPEDKRDLLMSTFLPTFSVPSKLDYTDKMTPVRDQVDEGTCVGFSSAVGMKEYQERKERGQEVYLSPRFLYQECKKRDGIPDEEGTFIRVALDVLKEVGVCEEIYWPYIAHNPGSPKPGAEQNASHYKIKAYARLDSLEAMKKSLMVNGPCVAGVLVYKNWQTQEVASTGKIPMPGNSVLKGGHAICIVGYDDNTELFKFKNSWDESWGDNGYGYLPYAYMELSESEAWSATDLIEDPETIVRAKEKALQKLDIDYTGETKNFKSNNQTIEYH; encoded by the coding sequence ATGACTGAAATAAAAGGATTAGGCTTTATTCCATCTCCCGAAGATAAAAGAGATCTTCTCATGTCAACATTCTTACCAACATTTTCGGTTCCCAGTAAACTTGATTATACCGATAAAATGACTCCAGTTAGAGATCAAGTTGATGAAGGAACTTGTGTTGGATTTTCCTCAGCAGTCGGAATGAAAGAGTACCAAGAAAGAAAAGAACGTGGACAAGAAGTCTACCTTTCACCTAGGTTTTTATATCAGGAATGTAAAAAGAGAGATGGAATACCGGATGAAGAAGGTACTTTCATTAGAGTTGCATTAGATGTATTAAAAGAAGTAGGAGTCTGTGAAGAAATTTATTGGCCATACATAGCACATAATCCAGGATCACCAAAACCAGGAGCAGAACAAAATGCAAGTCACTATAAAATTAAAGCGTATGCCCGATTAGATTCTTTGGAGGCAATGAAAAAAAGTTTGATGGTAAATGGTCCGTGTGTTGCCGGTGTTCTTGTATACAAGAATTGGCAAACACAAGAAGTTGCTTCAACTGGAAAAATACCAATGCCTGGTAACTCTGTTTTGAAGGGTGGCCATGCAATTTGTATAGTTGGTTATGATGACAATACCGAATTATTTAAATTCAAAAATTCTTGGGATGAAAGCTGGGGAGATAATGGATATGGTTATCTACCCTATGCATACATGGAATTAAGTGAATCAGAAGCTTGGAGTGCAACTGATCTTATTGAAGATCCAGAGACAATAGTAAGAGCAAAAGAGAAAGCACTTCAAAAATTAGATATAGATTACACAGGAGAAACAAAGAATTTTAAAAGCAATAATCAAACTATAGAATATCATTGA